The stretch of DNA tgtcagacagtagaactaggttgtatctgtgtgtcagacagtagaactaggttgtatctgtgtgtcagacagtagaactaggttgtatctgtgtgttagacagtagaactaggttgtatctgtgtgtcagacagtagaactaggttgtatctgtgtgtcagacagtagaactaggttgtatctgtgtgtcagacagtagaactaggttgtatctgtgtgtcagacagtagaactaggttgtgtctgtgttagacagtagaactaggttgtatctctgtcagacagtagaactaggttgtatctgtgtcagacagtagaactaggttgtgcCTGTGTGTCAGATAGTGCAGTATATACTGTAAGCTGTTAAATAAGTAAACCTATCATGAAAATCAAGTTGCAGAAGTGTTTTTTCATGATGTAATGTGTTACAGGTTTCATGTTGTCATGGTGTGTTTCTGTAGGTTATGTGTTCCAGGTTTCATGTTGTCATGGTGTGTGTCTATAGGTTATGTGTTCCAGGTTTCATGTTGTCATGGTGTGTGTCTATAGGTTATGTGTTCCAGGTTTCATGTTGTCATGGTGTGTGTCTATAGGTTAGGTGTCGCGGTGTTTCATGTTGTCATGGTGTGTCTATAGGTTATGTGTTCCAGGTTTCACGTTGTCATTGTGTGTTTCTATAGGTTATGTGTTTCATGTTGTCATGGTGTGTCTATAGGTTGTGTGTTCCAGGTTCCATGTTGTCATGGTGTGTTTCTATAGGTTATGTGTTCCAGGTTTCATGTTGTCATGGTGTGTTTCTATAGGTTATGTGTTCCAGGTTTCATGTTGTCATGGTGTGTGTCTATAGGTTATGTGTCGAGGTGTGGCAGTGACTCGGACGATTCCTCAGACATGGACATGGACACTCTCATCTCCCTCGTATCCCATAACAACAAGCGAACCACATCAGACCCTGTCGGTCTACGCCGGAttatggaggagaggaaagaggagaggaaagagagaaaggagagagaggagaggaaaaagaaggagaagggagaaggagaaCAAGAGAAAAATATGAAATACGGAACTATGTCTCCACTGAGAaaaaacagagagaaggagacaatTGAGGAGAAGGTGGGAGGAATTGGGGACCAGAGAAAGAAAGACACTGAAGCTGGAGAAGAGGCGAAGTCCGAGAAACAACGAGGAGCAGAGAACGGAGGAATGCAGGAAGACggcagagaaggagaggacgagagagcaaagaaggaaagaggaggggaggggaaaggagaggaggagagaggaggacgggaaaggaaaggagaggaggagagaggtggaggggagaggaaaggagaggaggagagaggaggaggggaggttggGGGAGCTACGACAGAAGAGCACCCGTCCGTATCAGAGGAGGCGTCAGACTCGTGTCGTACTGACTCTCGTTTCATGACCAGCATCTCCAGTGACTCCCTGGATGCTCTGGAGGAAGATGACCTGATCGCCTGCTCTTCCTCCCACCCTCACCCACCCTTCCGCCTCACAGTGGAGCCCCCCCAACCCCAGCCACACCCACGAGGGGGTGCATCCTCACCCCAAGGAGGGgcaggagagtggagaggagaaggaggtggaTGGGTGTCAGGAgattggagaggaggggtaggaggagagtggagaggagagtggagaggaggaggagggggaggagagtgcAGAGGacggggaagagggaggagatcAGGCAACGGAGCTTGGGTCAACCCTCACCATTCTCCCATGACCCCTGACTCCGTGAACTCTGAACCTGTGACCCCCGTGGTTGACCCCTCTGAGAACCTGAACTACGCTGAGCTCTCTCTCATGCTGGAGTACCTCCCCAGTCCTCCGGAGGCGAGTGACGAtgaggacgaggaggagaagagggaagagaggaggaggagtaatgaAGGAACTGGACAGGAGGTATTTTCGGTTTCCGGACGTCctcgttcctcctcctcctcacttatggactgtgtgtttaccttCGAGCAGAAAGACGCAAGGCATTACTACAATATCTGCCCTAATGTTACCCCTGATAGCACCCGCAGCCTCACCCACCCTCACCCTGAgcctgaggaagaggagggtggtggtgaggaggaagagcagggggCGCTCCTAACCCTGGAGCCCGTGCCCATCCTCCAGCCGCCTCCAGGGTTCGGAGACAGCAGTTCTGACGAGGAGTTCTTTGATGCGAAGGATCGGTTCGCCTCGCCTGAAGACCCAACATCAGGGACTGTGTCCAGAGGTGTGTCagggttattactgtactgtaaggTGTAAGAGTTAGTTCCTCTTAGATGTCCAGAGGTTGGtggggttattactgtactgtaaggTGTAAGAGTTAGTTCCTCTTAGATGTCCAGAGGTTGGTGGGGTTATGCACTTTATTATGTTAGGTTTGTTCTGATTTCTTTCCTCACATAAAGTTGTCATTTTTTTTCAGATTTTTCAGCCGAGATGACGAGTGGAATGACGCAGCAAACTGTGAGCCTGAGTGACATCAGAATCAGCCTGGCTGAAGGAACGAggcatgaaagagaggagggtagagagggagagaccaacgaaggaggaggagagatgttcTCCAGGCTCTCTAGGAAAAGATCGAAGAAACGGCGTTCCTTCATGCAGACCGACTTCACCTCAACAGTCTCCTACCCTGGACCGGACCAAAACCAGGAGCGGAACATGGACTGGAACCCAGATCACGTTCCTGATCAGTATCCGGACCGGGCACAGAACCGGACAGAGAGCTCAGACGAAAGCCAGCAGCTGAGTCTGGACCCAGAACCCTCTGAGCAGAGCCAGAACCCATGtcctactgtctcctctctgagCCATGCCGAGGGCGAGGCGTTCCAGCTCGAGTCCAAGCCGATCCTCACCAAGCCCAGCCCAGAGGGGTCCCATCGGGGACCTGGAGAGCCACGTGTGCTTGGTAACCCAAAGGGAGATCCACGGGCGCCTGATAACCCGAAGGCTGACCTCCATAGGAGCTCCAGGAGCAGGCGGCAGTCCATGGAGACGGAGCCCGACGTGATGGAGTCCAAATCGGTCACGGCCCTGGTGTCGGCAGCCTCCCTCTCCATCACGGCTGTCCGCTGTAGAGTCGAACCAGACGGCAAGGAGAGCATTGATCGGAGAGGAgacggggaggaggtggagggagagatggaggaagaggagcggGGTGGAGAAGCAGGGGCAGGACCGTTCACATGTCACATGTTTCTGACTGAGAttaaggaggaggaggggcagaggggggaggaaacgggggaggagggggagagcgacagagagcagagacagcCCTCGCTCATTTCTGAAGGTCCACCCTCTGTTAGGGGGTCCCAGTTTAGTAGACGACCTCTGTGTCTAACGAAAGACGAGGATCAGGAAGATTCTTTCGTACCCCAAATAAGTATCTCCCATCcaggtgtgtgtgggagggacaCGGGGGGTGAACAAGGCGTGGCTGGTGGTGAGGAGAGCGTGACTCCCCTTtctgctcctcctccccccacctctccactGCCACCCTTCCCagccccctccatcctccacacggagaggggagagagggatagcaaGGATGGGAATGTGGGGTCTCAACCCTTCACACTCTCAGACGGAGTGAAGGACATTAGCTGCTTGACTCAAGTCCATAGAAAACTCACTATCAGTCACCAAGACCTGACACGCCAAAGGAAAGCAGAAACTGACAATGATGAAGCTATAGTTAGCACTAATTCTGTTACTGATAACACTGATGTTGCTACGGCTAACATTGCAGCTACAGCCAACATTCATTCTGTCATGGCTAACACTGAGACTACAGTTAGCTCTGACTCTAATTTAGCCACTGCTAATCACAAAGATACAAATAGCATCAAATCTGTTCCGGCTAACACTATAGCTAATGCCGATTTGTCTACGGCTAACAATGAAGCTAATGCTATAATTCATTACCTTACAACTAGCAATGATTCTACAGGTAATGCTAACTTAGCTATGACTAATGCTAATTCAGCTAATGCCAACTCAGCTATGGCTAACATCCCCAAAGAGTCTCCCATATCACCTACAACAGGCTTCCTCCTCCGGCCTTGCTCACCGGGCATCATCGGGCAAAGTCTCTCGGCCTCCACATTACGGGGGAAGATCCAGAGCTTGCCCCTCTATTTATCTCGCTCCCAGGAAACCCTCACCCTCTCTGGGGTGGGAAGCCCCAACAGGAGCCCCTCTCCGGAGACCACCAGCAACAAGACTGAGGTAATGGTCACCACCAAAACCATCAAGGAAGACGATGTCACAAAGGTGGCGACAGTGGAGGATTTGAAAGATTCCGGGGTGGCGTTGGCAGAGTCGGATGATTCCGAGGTTACGCTGACAGAATCGGAGGTTGGCGAGGTTGTTGTGGAGACGGCCGGGGCGGAAATCACTAGGTTGACGGTTTCGGAGGTGAAGGAGGTGGTCGAGAAGGTTGTGATGGTCTACGgatcctcccttcctccccctttaGCACCCATCTCTCTAGAGTCCAAACCAGATCCCAAAATGGTTGTCAAGTTGCCTACCTGTCCCATTGCTACAGTGGAAACTGCCCCTCCTATCTGTCTGGAGCCCAAACCAGTCTCTGAACTACTCTCCCCAGGCCCCACTATCCACAAAATGGCCGCCCCATtaccttcctgtccttcctctcccatGCCCATACGCGTAGAGCCCAAACCAG from Salvelinus fontinalis isolate EN_2023a chromosome 5, ASM2944872v1, whole genome shotgun sequence encodes:
- the LOC129855932 gene encoding FERM and PDZ domain-containing protein 1-like, encoding MEERDRSRSPSRRTSRVEQVVGRWLRRSRDSSSRERILVDGKAAAGGESSGQDQKNNYPVRLTVQILRDPLLNTHGLTLTPQTPILVQDVTPAGPADGRLVPGDQVVKINNVAVDDLTPEQAADLIRECQCSVMITVLRNSAGPKSSFITPEKRAKLRSNPVKVRFAEEVEVNSHSQGNSLLFLPNVLKVYLENGQTKAFKFDPNTTVKDIVMTLKEKLSLSRIEHFSLVLEQKYSISKLLLLHEEERIQQVVHQKEVHDYRCLFRVCFIPREPEHLLQDDPTAFQYLYLQGINDVLQERFAVEMRCNTALRLAALHIQERLASCGQSPRTKLKIITKSWGIENFISSTLLRNMREKDLRKAIGYHMKKSQSQEPKQKVLSANQAKINYLEELCDLKSFGGKSFSATMMLQDRESMVTLLVGSRYGISQVVNHKLSIMTTLTEFSSITRIELLPESDRVSLVKIYLQDIKPITLLLESVAAKELSCLVAGYCRALVDPSLIIFPWSQDAKQHRVSAEEGYVSRCGSDSDDSSDMDMDTLISLVSHNNKRTTSDPVGLRRIMEERKEERKERKEREERKKKEKGEGEQEKNMKYGTMSPLRKNREKETIEEKVGGIGDQRKKDTEAGEEAKSEKQRGAENGGMQEDGREGEDERAKKERGGEGKGEEERGGRERKGEEERGGGERKGEEERGGGEVGGATTEEHPSVSEEASDSCRTDSRFMTSISSDSLDALEEDDLIACSSSHPHPPFRLTVEPPQPQPHPRGGASSPQGGAGEWRGEGGGWVSGDWRGGVGGEWRGEWRGGGGGGECRGRGRGRRSGNGAWVNPHHSPMTPDSVNSEPVTPVVDPSENLNYAELSLMLEYLPSPPEASDDEDEEEKREERRRSNEGTGQEVFSVSGRPRSSSSSLMDCVFTFEQKDARHYYNICPNVTPDSTRSLTHPHPEPEEEEGGGEEEEQGALLTLEPVPILQPPPGFGDSSSDEEFFDAKDRFASPEDPTSGTVSRDFSAEMTSGMTQQTVSLSDIRISLAEGTRHEREEGREGETNEGGGEMFSRLSRKRSKKRRSFMQTDFTSTVSYPGPDQNQERNMDWNPDHVPDQYPDRAQNRTESSDESQQLSLDPEPSEQSQNPCPTVSSLSHAEGEAFQLESKPILTKPSPEGSHRGPGEPRVLGNPKGDPRAPDNPKADLHRSSRSRRQSMETEPDVMESKSVTALVSAASLSITAVRCRVEPDGKESIDRRGDGEEVEGEMEEEERGGEAGAGPFTCHMFLTEIKEEEGQRGEETGEEGESDREQRQPSLISEGPPSVRGSQFSRRPLCLTKDEDQEDSFVPQISISHPGVCGRDTGGEQGVAGGEESVTPLSAPPPPTSPLPPFPAPSILHTERGERDSKDGNVGSQPFTLSDGVKDISCLTQVHRKLTISHQDLTRQRKAETDNDEAIVSTNSVTDNTDVATANIAATANIHSVMANTETTVSSDSNLATANHKDTNSIKSVPANTIANADLSTANNEANAIIHYLTTSNDSTGNANLAMTNANSANANSAMANIPKESPISPTTGFLLRPCSPGIIGQSLSASTLRGKIQSLPLYLSRSQETLTLSGVGSPNRSPSPETTSNKTEVMVTTKTIKEDDVTKVATVEDLKDSGVALAESDDSEVTLTESEVGEVVVETAGAEITRLTVSEVKEVVEKVVMVYGSSLPPPLAPISLESKPDPKMVVKLPTCPIATVETAPPICLEPKPVSELLSPGPTIHKMAAPLPSCPSSPMPIRVEPKPDHEPLSIRSKMATLSSSYPPALAVTTQSLNSSSSNPHPIRVEPKPEPCPEPLSGPKMSAPLSSCPSAIVVTTQSLNGPGLSFPGYNMRGRPFGSNSYCKPPGEEAGLLNTLTTGCGVFTSTCETQPNQAHMESFSPAKPDFGCSSVLASGCEAVLEGVQTPLEACRCPLPLVYTNCFSGGDSFDDELTVYEFSCRTSSPPASQPSSSALALPLTTSPPLSSFLSSSPPSSLLSPSFPHSVLPPSSSMELSPLLSPLLSPSNCFLSQSSLHDDISRLRHHRFPPPPAGFQTIRSDVDELLTLLQGGRMGGRGGRHPRETCATHFSENKRLLHGEARRLMAGCQKVVRVGQTPDEMLFSLSDSFRTLVGMAGMCLWFSGCDRCDRRNAEALAGLADVARTYREFVLAAERASGRRSCHDLSTKLLAKQCTALTASVFCLTQLFRTLTSL